A window of the Hordeum vulgare subsp. vulgare chromosome 5H, MorexV3_pseudomolecules_assembly, whole genome shotgun sequence genome harbors these coding sequences:
- the LOC123397713 gene encoding uncharacterized protein LOC123397713 has translation MSATLAPSYDQFLISTEKNAGALSSEAMSAILASPSKYIEEYADALPSETMSAIWASPYENSLISTVTNAGTHKHLSEEHCYTENACQDFSPRKNPRMELTTVEQGFNPKMQRTTPASLVEGEVGDHLTPCF, from the exons ATGTCTGCTACCTTGGCACCTTCTTATGATCAGTTCTTGATTTCAACAGAGAAAAATGCAG GTGCTCTATCCTCAGAGGCCATGTCTGCTATCTTGGCATCTCCTTCAAAATACATTGAGGAATATGCAG ATGCTCTACCCTCAGAGACTATGTCTGCTATCTGGGCATCTCCTTATGAAAACTCTCTGATCTCAACAGTGACAAACGCAG GTACACATAAGCATTTGAGTGAAGAACATTGCTATACTGAGAATGCTTGCCAGGATTTCAGCCCAAGGAAGAATCCAAGGATGGAACTGACAACTGTTGAGCAAGGCTTTAATCCGAAAATGCAACGGACAACTCCG GCTTCGTTGGTTGAAGGTGAAGTTGGAGATCACCTCACACCATGTTTTTGA